One stretch of Bosea vaviloviae DNA includes these proteins:
- a CDS encoding ABC transporter ATP-binding protein translates to MAVVGLDKISKRYGSSGPVVVEDVDLTIGDGEFMVLLGPSGCGKSTTLRMIAGLETISSGTLSINGRAVNNVPAKDRDIAMVFQSYALYPHMSVAENLAFGLRRRKIAETEVDRRVNEAAGLLGLTPLLARRPSALSGGQRQRVALGRAMVREPQVFLFDEPLSNLDAALRVNTRSEIIKQHHRLGSTMIYVTHDQVEAMTMGTRICVMNAGRVAQIGAPLEVYWQPADTFVARFLGSPPMNLLKAAISLDGLHARSTAVEAPLTRWAAATLAGVAGRDMTFGVRAEDLLIDAAALNGQPHGTIRGRTIAVEPLGAETLLLVETEGGAECIARLPRHVVAAPGELVELFFSTEAGYLFDGETGRAVPALETAPAAQKAAAQRRPH, encoded by the coding sequence CGGCCCCTCGGGCTGCGGCAAATCGACGACGCTGCGGATGATCGCCGGCCTGGAGACGATCAGCAGCGGCACGCTCTCGATCAACGGACGGGCCGTCAACAATGTGCCGGCCAAGGACCGCGACATCGCGATGGTGTTCCAGTCCTATGCGCTCTACCCGCATATGAGCGTGGCGGAAAACCTCGCCTTCGGCCTGCGCCGACGCAAGATCGCCGAGACGGAAGTCGATCGGCGCGTCAATGAGGCCGCCGGCCTGCTGGGCCTGACGCCGCTGCTGGCGCGTCGCCCGAGCGCCCTGTCGGGCGGGCAGCGGCAGCGCGTCGCGCTGGGGCGGGCCATGGTGCGCGAGCCGCAGGTCTTCCTGTTCGACGAGCCGCTCTCGAACCTCGATGCGGCGCTGCGGGTCAACACGCGCAGCGAGATCATCAAGCAGCATCACCGGCTCGGCTCGACCATGATCTATGTCACGCATGATCAGGTCGAGGCGATGACCATGGGCACGCGCATCTGCGTGATGAATGCCGGCCGGGTGGCGCAGATCGGTGCGCCGCTGGAGGTCTACTGGCAGCCGGCCGACACCTTCGTGGCGCGCTTCCTCGGCTCGCCGCCGATGAACCTGCTGAAGGCCGCGATCTCGCTCGACGGCCTGCATGCGCGCAGCACCGCGGTCGAGGCGCCGTTGACGCGCTGGGCGGCTGCCACGCTTGCCGGCGTCGCCGGGCGCGACATGACCTTCGGCGTGCGCGCCGAGGATCTGCTGATCGATGCGGCCGCGTTGAACGGCCAACCCCATGGTACGATCAGGGGACGCACCATCGCCGTCGAGCCGCTCGGCGCCGAGACTCTGCTGCTGGTCGAGACGGAAGGCGGAGCCGAATGCATCGCGCGTCTGCCGCGCCATGTCGTGGCCGCGCCGGGCGAGCTCGTCGAACTCTTCTTCTCCACTGAGGCCGGCTATCTCTTCGACGGCGAAACCGGCCGGGCGGTTCCCGCTTTGGAGACCGCGCCTGCCGCGCAGAAAGCCGCCGCGCAGCGGAGACCGCATTGA
- a CDS encoding Gfo/Idh/MocA family protein, whose product MAQPLRIGLIGAGWVTLYHLRGWRALADDAVVVAIADPSHDACERRAEEFGIGARYRSASEMLAAGGFDAVDIAAPRAVHAELVRLAADHGLPILCQKPLAPTLGEAQRLVADVSGRVRLMVHENWRFRAYYRQAAQWLAQGRIGAVKAASLSLVTSGTVPNAEGRLTALERQPMLRGEQRMLVAEVLIHHLDTLRMLLGPMSVRAAVLSRTCPELAGEDGAVVHLETAAGAGVSVFASFAAHGAQPEQVDRLTILGDRGAIRLDGATLRLSGRDDEQVEFDQAEVYQGAYTATLAHFARCLREGAAFESSPEDNLETLRLVEDCYRLSGWESAGASKAEGQVA is encoded by the coding sequence ATGGCGCAGCCGCTTCGGATCGGCCTGATCGGCGCCGGCTGGGTCACGCTCTACCATTTGCGCGGCTGGCGGGCGCTTGCCGACGATGCCGTCGTCGTGGCGATCGCCGATCCCTCGCATGACGCGTGCGAGCGCCGCGCTGAAGAGTTCGGCATCGGCGCTCGTTACCGGAGCGCAAGCGAGATGTTGGCGGCGGGCGGTTTCGATGCCGTCGATATCGCCGCGCCACGCGCGGTTCATGCCGAGCTTGTTCGTTTGGCGGCCGATCACGGCTTGCCGATCCTGTGCCAGAAGCCGCTGGCTCCGACCCTGGGCGAGGCGCAGCGGCTGGTCGCGGACGTTTCCGGCCGGGTCCGATTGATGGTGCATGAGAACTGGCGCTTCCGCGCTTATTACCGTCAGGCGGCGCAGTGGCTCGCGCAGGGCCGGATCGGCGCGGTCAAGGCCGCCTCGCTGTCGCTGGTCACCTCCGGCACGGTGCCGAATGCGGAGGGGCGGCTGACCGCGTTGGAGCGACAGCCGATGCTACGCGGCGAGCAGCGGATGCTGGTGGCCGAGGTGCTGATCCACCATCTCGACACGCTGCGCATGCTGCTGGGACCGATGAGCGTGCGCGCGGCCGTGCTGAGCCGGACCTGTCCGGAGCTTGCCGGAGAGGACGGCGCGGTGGTGCATCTCGAAACGGCTGCCGGCGCCGGCGTTTCGGTGTTTGCGAGCTTCGCGGCGCATGGCGCCCAGCCCGAGCAGGTCGATCGCCTGACGATCCTCGGCGACCGCGGGGCGATCCGCCTCGACGGCGCGACACTGCGCCTGAGCGGGCGCGATGACGAGCAGGTCGAATTCGACCAGGCCGAGGTCTATCAGGGCGCTTATACCGCGACGCTCGCTCATTTCGCCCGCTGCCTGCGGGAGGGCGCAGCCTTCGAGAGCTCGCCTGAAGACAATCTCGAAACCTTGCGTCTCGTCGAGGACTGCTATCGGCTCTCTGGTTGGGAATCGGCAGGCGCAAGCAAGGCGGAAGGACAGGTTGCATGA